Within the Thermosynechococcaceae cyanobacterium Okahandja genome, the region ACAGCCCAACTTTCACTAGAACGTCGAAGCCGTTACAGCCCCTTGCGAGACTTACTCCTACTCTAGCTGAATTTTTTGGAGTTGACAACAACCGGACTAGGCAATGTCAGATTGGTTGGTTGGGCGGAGGGGGTCGCTGGTGTTGAGTTGGGGAATCTCTAGGGTGGCGTGCTTGCCCTGTAGGACGACGTAAAAGCCGCCGAGTCCGAGGGGATCAATGAGGTGGTGGAGGGTTTGGTGTCGGCTGAGGGCCTGCTGGAGGTTGCCGTTGGTTTGCTGCTGGGCGAGGAGGCGATCGCCCAAGCCCAACGCCATTAAAAACAAGCTTTGGCGGGTGCGATAGAGGGTCTGGAGGCCAACCTGCGCGCCGTAGCGCTCTAGGGCGGTGATGTCCACATGGGCGGTGATGTCCTGCTGCCCCACAAACCGATAGGGGTTATCGTGGCAACGGTGCTGGTAGTAGCACTGTAAGGTGCCCTCGCAGCGAGCGGGATGGTAGTACTGATGGGCGAGGTAGCCGTAGTCAATTGTCAGGACAAACCCCCGCTCAAGGCACTGACTCAAGGACTTGAGCCAAGAAATCAGGTGTAGATTCACCTCCGTCCGGTAGCCGTCGCTGTAGGGCTGCGGATCAATGCCGACGGTGGCAAAATATTCTGGAATTTGCTCATCCTTGAGCGGGTACAAGACCTCCTGAAACTGCCGCTGGGGGTTCAGGGTGACGTAGATCTCGTACCAGCGATTCCCCTGCCATTGCAGGCGGTGCACCGGAAAGGCATCCACCAACTCGTTGCTGAAGATGCAGCCGGTCAACGGCTCTGGCAGAGCATCGGCGGCAAGCCAGCGGAGGCGATCGCTCCAGGGTTGCAGGGTCTCCCGCTGCCGCTGTTGAAGTGTGGGGGACTGCTCCTGAATGACATAGTCAAGGGCGGCAAAAAAATCGGGAGAGGCGCGTTGGCTGTAGTTCAAAACGGCAGCAGCAAACTGTCCTTCCCCAGCGCCCATTTCCAGCAGCGTAAAGGGGTGGGGTCGCCCCAGCGCCTGCCACATTAAGACAAAGGCATGAGTCAGCAGTTCCCCAAAATCCGCCGTCACTGTACTGGCGGTTACAAAATCCCCCCGTCGGCCAATACTAACTTGGGGGCGGTTGTAGTAGCCCCACTCAGGGTCGTAGAGTGCTAAGGCCATGAACTCGGCAAAGGAAATGGCTCCCGCCGCCTGAATGCGCTCAGCAATGCGTTCTAGCAGTTGCGGACAGCCGCGATCGCTCCCCGGCATTAATCATCCACTCCGGCAATGGGGGCAAACCCTTGGCGTTGTACGTTTTCGGTAATCACCCGTGGCTCCAAAAACTGTAGCAGGTAGTCGGGCCCACCCGCTTTCGACCCCACGCCCGAAAGCTTAAAGCCGCCAAAGGGGTGACGATCCACAATCGCGCCCGTAATCCCACGATTAATGTAGAGGTTCCCCACCGCAAAGCGAGCTTTGGCCGCTTGAATATGGGAGGGCGTGCGGGAGTACAGTCCGCCGGTCAGGGCGTAGGCAGTTCCATTGGCCACCTCAAGGGCTTGATCAAAGGTCTCTGCCCGCAGTACCGCGAGCACAGGGCCAAAAATTTCCTCCTGGGCGATCGTGGCGGTGGGGGGAACATTGGTAAAGATGGTTGGCGGCACAAAATAGCCCTCTGCGGGTGCTGTTGCCTGTAGGGCTAGCTCTGCCTCCTGCTGTCCCTTGGCAATGTACTCCTGAATGCGATCGCGGGCAGCCGCGGTTACCACCGGACCCACCCGGGTACTGGGCAAATGGGCCGGCCCCACATTGAGGGATTTGGTGGCTTCTATCAGGCGCTGCACAAAGGGTTGGTAAATTGGCTCGAGCACAATCACCCGCGAGCAGGCGGAGCACTTCTGGCCACTGTAGCCAAAGGCCGATTGCACCACCCCGGCCACCGCTTGATCCAAATCGGCGCTTTCATCAACAATGATGGCATTTTTACCCCCCATTTCGGCAATGACCCGCTTAATGTGGGTTTGGCCCCGCTGTAGGCGCGCGGCTTCGGCAATAATGCGACAGCCCACTTCCTGTGAACCGGTAAAGGCAATCAGGTGTACCTCCGGATGCTGGGTCAGATAGGGGCCGAGCACCGAGCCACGACCGGGCAAAAATTGAAACACCCCCGGTGGAAATCCGGCGGCAACCAGAATTTCTGCCAGTTTGGCCGCGGTCACCGCCGCGGGATCAGCGGGCTTGAGGATGGCACAGTTGCCGGTTACGAGGGCCGCCACCGTCATCCCTGTGGGAATGGCTAAGGGAAAATTCCACGGCGAAATAATGACCGCAATCCCACGCCCTTGGTAGTGGTAGTGATTGGTTTCTCCGGGAAGGTTGCGATCGTAGCCAGCATTAAGGCGCTCCATTTCTGCGGCGTAGTAGCGGCAGAAATCAACGGCTTCTGAGACTTCGGCATCCCCTTCTGCCACCACCTTGCCAACGTCGTAGCACATCCACGCCACCAGTTCATGGCGCCGAACTTCTAGGAGATCCGCCGCGCGGCGCAGAAGAGCCGCGCGCTCACTCACGGGGGTTTGCTGCCATTGGCTCTGGGCTGCTTTGGCCGCTCGGATAGCGTGCTCCGCATCTTCAATGGTGGCAAGGCCGACGCGACCCACTAGTTCATCGGGGTGGGAGGGGTTGCGGGAGTCGCTGTACTCGAGGGTATTCACCCGCTCGCCGCCAATGAGGGGGGCATAGGTTTGGCCA harbors:
- a CDS encoding class I SAM-dependent methyltransferase, which produces MPGSDRGCPQLLERIAERIQAAGAISFAEFMALALYDPEWGYYNRPQVSIGRRGDFVTASTVTADFGELLTHAFVLMWQALGRPHPFTLLEMGAGEGQFAAAVLNYSQRASPDFFAALDYVIQEQSPTLQQRQRETLQPWSDRLRWLAADALPEPLTGCIFSNELVDAFPVHRLQWQGNRWYEIYVTLNPQRQFQEVLYPLKDEQIPEYFATVGIDPQPYSDGYRTEVNLHLISWLKSLSQCLERGFVLTIDYGYLAHQYYHPARCEGTLQCYYQHRCHDNPYRFVGQQDITAHVDITALERYGAQVGLQTLYRTRQSLFLMALGLGDRLLAQQQTNGNLQQALSRHQTLHHLIDPLGLGGFYVVLQGKHATLEIPQLNTSDPLRPTNQSDIA
- the pruA gene encoding L-glutamate gamma-semialdehyde dehydrogenase, producing the protein MSPYEEATIAIARQLLSASQESRNFFSQLREQMRIEDKLLGWAMEHPGLRVQLFRLIDCLPSLSSKAEVARHLQEYLSDPSVELPEGLKKLLNFAQPDSLPAQAAATTFTTAVQALAHKYIAGENTEQVLKTIGRLRKQGMAITMDILGEAVITEAEAAAYCDRYLELMTHLSPLGEREGINPVQVSVKLTAFYSQFDPLDVQGCRAKVGEPIRRLLHRAKELGVGLHFDMEQYAYKDITLAILKDILLEPDFRDRADVGLTLQAYLRDSYNDAQELVTWAQRRGTPVTVRLVKGAYWDQEYIKAVQHHWPLPVYQHKGDTDVNYERVLEYLLSHYTVLRTAVASHNVRSQARAIALAQHYRLPPTAMECQVLYGMADKLAKALAETGQTVRVYCPYGDLIPGMAYLIRRLLENTANSSFLRQQLRTTDVEALLAAPMPTADFSATNVYGQTGKTSAFVNAANTDYALAPERQRIEAALTEVHRQLGQTYAPLIGGERVNTLEYSDSRNPSHPDELVGRVGLATIEDAEHAIRAAKAAQSQWQQTPVSERAALLRRAADLLEVRRHELVAWMCYDVGKVVAEGDAEVSEAVDFCRYYAAEMERLNAGYDRNLPGETNHYHYQGRGIAVIISPWNFPLAIPTGMTVAALVTGNCAILKPADPAAVTAAKLAEILVAAGFPPGVFQFLPGRGSVLGPYLTQHPEVHLIAFTGSQEVGCRIIAEAARLQRGQTHIKRVIAEMGGKNAIIVDESADLDQAVAGVVQSAFGYSGQKCSACSRVIVLEPIYQPFVQRLIEATKSLNVGPAHLPSTRVGPVVTAAARDRIQEYIAKGQQEAELALQATAPAEGYFVPPTIFTNVPPTATIAQEEIFGPVLAVLRAETFDQALEVANGTAYALTGGLYSRTPSHIQAAKARFAVGNLYINRGITGAIVDRHPFGGFKLSGVGSKAGGPDYLLQFLEPRVITENVQRQGFAPIAGVDD